From Micromonas commoda chromosome 3, complete sequence, a single genomic window includes:
- a CDS encoding predicted protein — translation MDPPTEEGFDDENELTFVKEAPEVNGLVEQIKDALEGRDPADGTSTISKTVFHKIQEIVERYQEYPTLLDPHLEGWILPLTSVIRREAHKGSEADMVLVQRASRVLHALASVRGYKTVVKFFPHEAKDFEPVVALLVRSHDVGSLATNMEEADELGSAWETRATLILWLSILVLIPFDLVTVDSQVTTNTGVDGAAMAKSGGQQEAPPVVLRILALCQDSYLRDPGIVRDRAAFLLAKLLTRPDMPLALQKFLVWATDALGGQSEYSEQEKMFIVPGIVRALAATFKLGKRSELLEVAERLWTNARDLADSPAAKASTLTRKLACKLTQRIGLLFLKPRVVSWRYERGARSLEDNLKRAMIISQGGDADAEDRKKAEEAAAKEQEEDEDWDIPEEIEEVIEALLTALRDKDTVVRWSAAKGLGRITARLPAELGDEVVGSILDCFLPTENDNTWHGACLALAELSRRGLLLPVRLPDAVPHVASALAYDVRRGPHSVGAHVRDAASYVCWAFARAYAPEVLAPHADALAPSLLIAACFDREVNCRRAASAAFQESVGRLGAFPHGIDIIQVADYFSLGSRTKAYTVVADHICGYDEYRRRMLNHLCDVKLIHWERATRELAARTISIIGRRDPEWIREVALPVLLDRSLSTNLEARHGACVGAAEALLALKNAGEPCVEGELATKVTGLVTAIEKARLYRGKGGEVMRAAVSKYVQCLASVSQPLDKGPGPATGPKSLRSTLLASLEENLKHPTVDIRDSAVSAMEEFSASYMVGSNPAAGAKRLIVKLATLLREDQNPAARRGAALALGVMPGEMLFSCVPGFAAEAPAEENVDAEADPEMIPAWRMALEALKAASIPEEDVEARDADARVCATKGMAGVLSRMATNLVEDDYAATSQAASEVISSLLTCMEDYCTDNRGDVGSWVREAAMEALPGAISALQASGLELATGRCATIVSALLKQCAEKIDRTRASAATALCAVLRGRESDMLEPLPDVPGLNKLLDAAPTEERLAASWAVPTSAYAALTPLIVADGSDPLAAYRADLIEGIVVSAGGVGDSLGKASGGALVAAVKADPALQETVANELVDLLSRRQGVDRVTVPLLRVLDLLFSSGALASVAPAHPDPPNAFAHTLAENLRAELKGSRDVAKLCHGVQALSHVAALGPNVINSDRCARTSGLQGILALMVSRYPRVRRVASEALYVLLLGLDEEAAGEGIEAAIELLSDTRWDAELTMVKPERNKLYPLLGLEAPAAALEAAKGPGVKVKVVDENESYAALVGSAGY, via the coding sequence ATGGATCCTCCGACGGAAGAGGGTTTCGACGATGAGAATGAGCTTACATTCGTCAAGGAAGCACCCGAAGTCAACGGGCTCGTGGAGCAAATCAAGGATGCGCTCGAGGGGAGAGATCCCGCAGACGGCACCTCGACGATCTCGAAAACGGTGTTCCACAAGATCCAGGAGATCGTGGAGCGGTACCAGGAGTATCCGACGCTCCTGGATCCGCACCTGGAGGGATGGATCCTTCCCCTGACCTCGGTAATTCGTCGTGAAGCCCATAAAGGCTCCGAGGCTGACATGGtgctcgtccagcgcgcgtCACGGGTGCTCCACGCTCTCGCATCCGTCCGCGGATACAAGACCGTGGTCAAGTTTTTCCCGCACGAGGCGAAGGACTTCGAGCCGGTGGTCGCCTTGCTGGTGCGATCGCACGACGTCGGCTCACTCGCGACGAATATGGAGGAGGCGGATGAGCTCGGTTCCGCTTGGGAGACGCGCGCAACCCTGATCCTTTGGCTGTCCATCCTGGTGCTCATCCCGTTCGACCTCGTCACCGTCGACTCGCAGGTTACCACAAACACGGGCGTTGACGGCGCGGCAATGGCCAAGAGTGGCGGGCAGCAGGAGGCGCCCCCGGTCGTGCTCAGGATTCTAGCACTGTGCCAAGACTCCTACCTGCGCGATCCGGGGATCGTACGAGACCGAGCAGCGTTCCTTCTCGCCAAGCTTTTGACTCGACCGGATATGCCTCTCGCGCTGCAGAAGTTTTTGGTTTGGGCCActgacgcgctcgggggccAATCGGAGTACTCGGAACAGGAGAAGATGTTCATCGTACCCGGTATCGTGCGCGCACTCGCGGCGACATTTAAGCTTGGGAAAAGGTCGGAGCTTTTGGAGGTTGCGGAGAGGTTGTGGACGAACGCGAGGGACCTGGCAgactcgcccgccgcgaaggcttCGACGTTGACCCGTAAGCTGGCGTGCAAGCTGACGCAGAGGATCGGTCTCTTGTTCTTGAAGCCGAGGGTTGTGTCTTGGAGGTACGAACGTGGCGCGAGGTCGCTTGAAGACAACCTGAAAAGGGCTATGATCATCAGTCAAGGCGGAGACGCAGACGCTGAGGATAGGAAAAAGGctgaggaggcggcggcgaaagaacaggaggaagacgaggacTGGGATATCCCGGAGGAGATCGAAGAGGTCATAGAGGCTTTGCTGACAGCGCTACGAGATAAGGATACCGTGGTTCGCtggtccgcggcgaagggtcTGGGAAGGATCACAGCTCGCCTTCCagcggagctcggcgatgaggTCGTGGGTTCCATCCTTGACTGCTTCTTGCCCACGGAGAACGACAACACCTGGCACGGCGCTTGTTTGGCTCTGGCGGAACTGTCCCGCCGTGGACttctcctccccgtccgccTACCGGATGCGGTCCCGCACGTGGCATCGGCGCTCGCGTACGACGTGCGAAGAGGACCTCACTCGGTTGGCGCGCACGTTCGAGACGCGGCTTCTTACGTGTGCTGGGCCTTTGCTCGCGCGTACGCGCCAGAAGTTCTCGCACCTCACGCAGACGCTCTGGCGCCTTCCCTGCTGATCGCGGCGTGCTTCGACAGGGAGGTTAACTGCAGGCGCGCTGCTTCCGCCGCGTTCCAAGAGTCCGTCGGTCGTCTCGGCGCGTTCCCGCACGGCATCGACATCATCCAAGTGGCGGACTACTTTTCGCTCGGATCCAGGACCAAAGCGTACACCGTCGTGGCCGACCACATCTGCGGTTATGACGAATACAGGCGCAGGATGCTGAACCACCTGTGCGATGTGAAGCTGATTCACTGGGAGCGCGCCACCAGGGAGCTCGCTGCGAGGACGATATCTATCATCGGCCGCCGGGACCCGGAGTGGATTCGGGAGGTTGCGCTCCCCGTGTTGTTGGACCGGTCGCTGTCGACAAACCTCGAGGCGAGACACGGCGCGTGCgttggcgcggcggaggcgttgcTTGCACTGAAAAATGCTGGCGAGCCCTGCGTGGAGGGAGAACTCGCGACGAAGGTCACCGGCCTGGTGACTGCAATCGAGAAGGCTCGCCTGTACCGAGGCAAAGGCGGAGAggtgatgcgcgcggcggttaGCAAATATGTGCAGTGTCTGGCGTCTGTCTCGCAGCCGTTGGACAAGGGACCGGGACCTGCTACGGGTCCTAAGTCTTTGCGTTCCACGCTTCTCGCCTCGCTAGAGGAGAATTTGAAGCATCCGACGGTCGACATACGTGACTCTGCGGTgtcggcgatggaggagtTTTCGGCTTCATACATGGTCGGGTCAAACCCAGCCGCGGGTGCCAAGAGGCTGATCGTGAAACTCGCGACGCTCCTGAGGGAGGACCAGAACCCGGCAGCGAGGAGAGGCGcagcgctcgcgctcggtgtGATGCCGGGCGAGATGCTCTTCTCGTGTGTGCCAGGCTTTGCTGCCGAAGCTCCAGCGGAGGAGAACGTGGATGCCGAGGCAGATCCGGAGATGATCCCCGCGTGGCGCATGGCACTTGAGGCTCTCAAGGCGGCATCGATCCCGGAGGAAGATGTCGAGGCGAGGGatgcggacgcgcgcgtttgCGCGACGAAGGGGATGGCGGGAGTTCTGTCCCGGATGGCGACCAatctcgtcgaggacgactacgcggcgacgtcgcaaGCCGCTTCAGAGGTCATCTCATCTCTGCTGACGTGCATGGAGGACTACTGCACGGACAACCGAGGTGATGTCGGCTCCTGGGTGCgtgaggcggcgatggaggcgcttCCCGGTGCCATCTCAGCTCTGCAGGCTTCGGgactcgagctcgcgacgggaAGGTGCGCGACAATCGTATCGGCGCTGCTCAAGCAGTGTGCCGAGAAGATTGATCgcacgagggcgtcggcggcgactgcTCTTTGCGCGGTGCTCCGCGGCCGGGAGTCGGACATGCTCGAGCCGCTGCCGGACGTACCTGGTTTGAACAAGTTATTGGATGCGGCGCCCACGGAGGAGAgactcgccgcgtcgtgggcTGTTCCTACAagcgcgtacgcggcgttgACACCACTCATTGTCGCGGACGGGTCTGATCCACTCGCGGCGTACAGGGCGGACCTCATCGAGGGGATCGTGGTGTccgccggtggcgtcggAGATAGCCTCGGCAAGGCTTCTGGAGGTGCCCTAGTTGCCGCAGTCAAGGCTGACCCCGCGCTGCAGGAGACCGTGGCGAACGAGCTGGTTGACCTGTTgtctcgccgccaaggcgtgGACAGGGTCACCGTGCCGCTGCTCCGCGTCTTGGACTTGCTGTTTTCGTCCGGGGCGCTCGCCTCAGTCGCTCCTGCACATCCCGACCCGCCTAATGCGTTCGCGCACACGCTCGCCGAAAATCTCCGTGCCGAGCTCAAAGGGTCCAGAGACGTAGCTAAGCTATGCCATGGTGTCCAGGCTCTCTCACACGTTGCCGCGCTTGGACCCAACGTGATAAACTCGGACAgatgcgcgaggacgtcTGGACTTCAAGGTATACTTGCACTGATGGTGAGCAGGTATCCCAGGGTTCGCAGGGTCGCTTCCGAGGCGTTATACGTTTTACTTCTAGGTTTAgacgaggaggctgccggcGAGGGTatcgaggcggcgattgAGTTACTCTCCGATACAAGGTGGGACGCGGAGCTCACCATGGTCAAACCAGAGAGGAACAAACTGTATCCGCTCCTAGGTCTGgaggctcccgcggcggcgctcgaggcggcgaagggtccGGGTGTCAAGGTCAAGGTGGTTGACGAGAATGAGTCATACGCAGCGCTGGTTGGGAGCGCTGGATATTGA
- a CDS encoding predicted protein, with product MQFSEALFPQIFPPVEEGEDPTVMTGDFATDTQPRPGRNAFGQKPRWPREAPGGIDRATDGPAAHVLFEPSRLHEATCKGFIEEVTWLLDSAPDEQRCTVDDLDPGGRSPLHFAAGYGHLDIVKLLTERKCKLEVRDMWMKAPVDWAIQTEQHEIIELLRIEAVKQKIIGGKGEVAPLKTKCEFATGKTFEEIDEFMCNWENKVWDKHERACMEERENRAP from the coding sequence ATGCAGTTTAGCGAAGCGTTGTTCCCGCAGATCTTCCCCCCGGTTGAAGAGGGCGAGGACCCCACGGTGATGACTGGCGATTTCGCCACCGACACCCAACCCCGCCCCGGGAGGAACGCCTTCGGCCAGAAGCCACGATGGCCCCGAGAGGCGCCCGGAGGCATCGATCGCGCAACCGATgggcccgcggcgcacgtcctGTTCGAACCCTCCAGGCTGCACGAGGCGACGTGTAAGGGATTCATCGAGGAGGTGACCTGGCTGCTGGACTCCGCGCCCGATGAGCAGAGATGCACGGTGGACGAcctcgaccccggcggccgGTCCCCTCTGCATTTCGCGGCGGGGTACGGCCACTTGGACATCGTTAAGCTGTTGACGGAACGGAAATGTAAGCTGGAGGTGCGGGACATGTGGATGAAGGCGCCGGTGGATTGGGCGATCCAGACCGAGCAACACGAGATCATCGAGCTTTTGCGCATCGAGGCAGTCAAGCAGAAAATCATAGGCGGGAAAGGCGAGGTGGCGCCTCTGAAGACCAAGTGCGAGTTCGCCACAGGCAAGACGTTCGAGGAGATAGACGAGTTCATGTGCAACTGGGAGAACAAGGTATGGGACAAGCACGAGAGGGCATGCATGGAGGAAAGAGAGAATCGGGCACCGTGA
- a CDS encoding predicted protein, whose translation MSMNGKSALVTGAGSGIGRGLCARLAREGASGITMVDLSDDGLAKTSALVSAANPKCVTRLISADVANAEDLERAFRGHVREFGDLHACFNNAGIGERANWRSVVDVNLNAVIQGTRLAVDAMRGKMGSAKTSSSDRVVVNVASAGGVFPMPQAPVYSATKAAVVLYTQSLAHLHKTHGVRVNALCPQFTDTALVQGQFQAIGEAGAKALLAQTGGELLTVEQVVDAAMELVRDETKAGAALAVMNRGDSSGGFVAYVPAPNPKFWKRIRTSSLVPGMGSDAVGRYPAPSSLPSTFRKVVVHLLSADFASATKIVDVPMPRPAAGEVLIERRYTGVNASDVNFSAGRYFGGAKQAASKLPFDAGFESVGVVAAVGSGVKLQPGQPVATLTYGGFSEYAVERAELVMPVPEASPRALVMLTSGLTASLALEMTGGIPLDDALRGGSAKGKPKTVLVTAAAGGTGQIAVQIAKLAGHRVVATCGGDAKAKMLTDLGVDRVINYRKEKVRDVLRREFKQGVDVVYESVGGEMFSDAMDALAPKGVCIIIGMMSQYTSGGSDAKSAWVPSNHPGLPEKLLWKSASLRGFFLPQYAAHFKRHLTGLFRLMQKGQLRGEIDPTRFAGLEAVNDAVAHLQGGKSIGKVVVD comes from the exons ATGTCGATGAATGGTAAATCGGCGTTGGTCACCGGTGCGGGCTCG GGCATCGGCCGAGGCTTgtgcgcgcgcctcgcccgggAGGGAGCATCGGGAATCACCATGGTGGACCTTTCCGACGATGGTCTCGCCAAGACCAGCGCGCTGGTCTCCGCTGCGAACCCGAAGTGCGTCACCCGGCTGATCAGTGCCGACGTGGCCAACGCTGAGGATCTGGAGCGGGCGTTCCGAGGGCACGTCCGCGAGTTTGGCGATCTTCATGCGTGCTTCAACAACGCGGGtatcggcgagcgcgcgaatTGGAGATCGGTGGTCGATGTCAATCTGAACGCTGTCATCCAGGGGACGaggctcgcggtggacgccatgAGAGGCAAGATGGGTTCCGCCAAAACATCCTCTTCCGACCGCGTTGTGGTCaacgtcgcctccgccggtgGAGTATTTCCCATGCCTCAGGCTCCCGTGTACTCCGCCACGAAAGCCGCGGTGGTTCTGTACACGCAATCCCTCGCGCATCTCCACAAGACGCACGGCGTTAGGGTCAACGCACTCTGCCCGCAGTTCACGGACACCGCCCTTGTGCAAGGGCAGTTTCAGGCCATCGGCGAGGCTGGGGCcaaggcgctcctcgcgcagaCGGGTGGCGAGCTGCTGACCGTCGAGCAGGTGGTGGATGCAGCGATGGAGCTCGTGCGAGATGAGAccaaggcgggcgcggcacTCGCCGTGATGAACAGAGGGGATAGTAGCGGGGGATTTGTCGCGTATGTCCCTGCGCCAAATCCAAAGTTTTGGAAACGCATCAGAACGAGTAGCCTTGTGCCTGGGATGGGATCGGATGCAGTCGGGAGGTATCCCGCTCCGTCGTCCCTGCCGTCGACGTTTCGCAAGGTGGTGGTACACCTACTTTCCGCGGACTTTGCCTCTGCAACCAAGATCGTCGACGTACCGATGCCGCGACCTGCAGCCGGCGAGGTACTCATTGAACGCCGCTACACCGGAGTGAATGCGTCCGATGTCAACTTTTCTGCGGGGAGGTATTTCGGTGGTGCTAAGCAGGCTGCATCGAAACTCCCCTTCGACGCGGGGTTCGAATCGGTCGGAGTTGTGGCGGCTGTGGGGAGCGGAGTGAAGCTGCAGCCAGGGCAGCCTGTCGCGACGCTCACCTACGGAGGGTTCAGCGAGTACGCTGTCGAGAGAGCCGAGTTGGTGATGCCGGTGCCAGAGGCGTCTCCCAGGGCCCTCGTAATGCTCACCTCGGGTCTGACCGCAAGTCTCGCTCTGGAGATGACGGGTGGAATCCCGCTGGATGACGCCCTGCGAGGGGGCTCTGCGAAGGGGAAACCAAAGACAGTTttggtcaccgccgcggcgggtggcaCTGGTCAGATCGCGGTACAGATCGCAAAGCTCGCGGGACATCGCGTAGTTGCCACCTGTGGAGGTGATGCTAAAGCTAAGATGCTTACTGATCTCGGTGTTGATAGGGTGATCAACTATCGCAAGGAAAAGGTCCGAGACGTCCTTAGGAGAGAGTTCAAGCAGGGTGTCGATGTTGTGTATGAATCGGTGGGTGGCGAGATGTTTTCGGAtgcgatggacgcgctcgctccGAAGGGCGTCTGCATTATCATCGGGATGATGAGTCAATACACTTCGGGTGGATCCGATGCCAAGAGCGCGTGGGTTCCGAGCAACCACCCTGGACTGCCGGAGAAACTGCTCTGGAAGAGTGCGAGCTTGCGTGGGTTCTTCCTGCCGCAATACGCCGCTCACTTCAAGAGGCACCTCACAGGTCTGTTCAGGTTGATGCAGAAGGGGCAGCTCAGAGGGGAGATCGACCCGACGCGGTTCGCCGGTCTGGAGGCGGtgaacgacgcggtcgcACACTTACAGGGTGGTAAGAGCATAGGGAAGGTGGTGGTTGAC
- a CDS encoding predicted protein, with translation MVMVSQPTHPAFYEDDVRYHKCNVCAAEFNIPPPTRHELMQSFTGAEIAALISEGCVIGSHRVFSDELERQMETMHPIQRLMTGYPHWIKGVYLIVDVREDNGRISLPVRTDASLDRVRQRFQAEAERSGYDGISLEVGGKKHTILAGVGSFKEVKDGDVEGIKATLAALKAPAMLVLASETEPDCGEDSVTAVNMCRPVQLPPAAAQHLDALNERSNGADSDLSTGIPDMMEWMEKFEDTEQFGSLDEAKNALRLEMHLAQYRATMDVMKKYPGVRRVKVEHFIGGPCESDDIMWCVVPGGMKRGWTVVSRTLDSSEDESDESVKRAKSNVSTLVSAMMLAHTRAVRRDDAQGDVCGGQTVRLRNLQARADLNGEVGLALRYDSESGRWMIRLRNGEGKSVKPDNLEAMDGEGGRVFAFWGDARWSRAQLLGEIARGHWGLCRAGVGDITTSTAERWESLETSGRMAFAPVTEMTEDFMKNAHREMQVFRPSAAAAEGEDEGVQRDHSED, from the coding sequence ATGGTGATGGTCTCGCAGCCGACCCACCCCGCGTTctacgaggacgacgtgcgcTATCACAAGTGCAACGTTTGCGCCGCGGAATTCAACATTCCCCCTCCCACAAGGCACGAGCTCATGCAGAGCTTCACCGGcgcggagatcgccgcgctcattTCGGAAGGGTGCGTCATCGGTTCCCACCGGGTGTTCTCTGACGAGCTCGAGAGACAAATGGAGACCATGCACCCGATACAGCGGTTGATGACGGGTTACCCGCACTGGATCAAGGGCGTGTATCTCATCGTGGACGTGAGAGAGGACAACGGGCGGATATCGCTCCCTGTGCGCACCGACGCCAGCCTCGACCGGGTCCGCCAGAGGTtccaggcggaggcggagcgtTCGGGATACGACGGCATCTCTCTTGAGGTTGGAGGCAAGAAGCACACGATATTGGCGGGTGTGGGCTCATTCAAAGAGGTCAAGGATGGGGACGTCGAAGGTATAAAGGCGACGCTagcggcgctcaaggctcCTGCGATGTTGGTGCTCGCGTCCGAGACAGAGCCAGACTGCGGCGAGGATTCAGTGACGGCGGTGAACATGTGCAGACCCGTGCAACTCCCACCCGCGGCTGCGCAACACTTGGACGCTCTGAACGAGAGGAGCAACGGCGCAGACTCTGACCTGTCTACAGGGATCCCTGACATGATGGAGTGGATGGAGAAGTTCGAGGACACCGAGCAGTTTGGCTCGTTGGATGAGGCGAAGAACGCGTTGAGGCTTGAAATGCACCTGGCTCAGTACAGGGCAACGATGGATGTTATGAAAAAATACCCgggcgtccggcgcgtcAAGGTTGAGCATTTCATCGGTGGCCCGTGTGAGAGCGACGATATCATGTGGTGCGTCGTGCCCGGCGGGATGAAGCGCGGCTGGACAGTGGTGAGCAGGACGTTGGACTCCTCCGAGGATGAATCTGATGAAAGCGTCAAGAGGGCCAAGTCAAACGTGTCTACCCTTGTAAGCGCGATGATGCTCGCTCACACCAGAGCCGTGCGACGTGATGACGCGCAGGGAGACGTATGCGGTGGTCAGACGGTGCGTCTGCGAAACCTgcaggcgagggcggactTGAACGGAGAAGTTGGACTCGCGCTCCGGTACGACTCTGAGTCTGGACGATGGATGATCCGGCTAAGAAACGGAGAAGGGAAGAGCGTCAAGCCGGATAACTTGGAGGCGATGGATGGAGAGGGTGGCCGTGTGTTTGCGTTctggggcgacgcgaggtggTCGAGGGCGCAACTGCTCGGCGAAATAGCTCGCGGACACTGGGGCCTCTGCCgtgcgggcgtcggcgacatCACGACGAGCACCGCAGAACGGTGGGAATCGCTGGAGACATCAGGTCGCATGGCGTTTGCGCCCGTGACAGAGATGACGGAGGACTTCATGAAAAATGCGCACAGAGAGATGCAGGTGTTTAGGCCGAGtgcggcggctgcggaggGCGAAGACGAGGGGGTCCAACGGGATCATTCGGAGGATTGA